From one Rhizobium lentis genomic stretch:
- a CDS encoding sensor histidine kinase, whose amino-acid sequence MCNSSGDADGLIHILYIDDDEGLALLMQKNLARRGFSVEWARNGAAGLARLGEGGIDAVVLDHLLSGEVGLDILPCITDMPDHPPVIYATGSDDTGIAVAALKAGADDYMLKGISADYFDLLAAALEQALERARFRRETAQAQEVIRQQRDLAEMLLAEVNHRIANSLGLVGALIRMQSSMTKDQVAIDALHETQMRINAIASVHRRLYTNRQVGSVQVDEYLNSLLTELEASMRDDKRPHRIVLSAAPINLATDKVITLGLIVSELVTNAFKYAYPDSVSGEIRVLVYRTEEALHVIVEDDGAGFDPESPAQGTGLGTRILTAMAASLKSDFAYDPGHDGTRARLMFSLQDGK is encoded by the coding sequence ATGTGCAATTCTAGCGGCGATGCGGATGGGCTGATCCACATCCTCTATATCGACGACGACGAGGGACTTGCCCTCCTGATGCAGAAAAACCTTGCGCGGCGCGGCTTTTCGGTCGAGTGGGCCAGGAATGGCGCCGCCGGCCTTGCACGACTCGGCGAAGGCGGCATCGACGCCGTGGTGCTCGATCATCTGCTGAGCGGCGAGGTCGGACTGGATATCCTGCCCTGCATCACTGATATGCCGGACCATCCACCGGTCATCTATGCCACGGGATCGGACGACACCGGCATCGCGGTCGCGGCGCTGAAGGCGGGCGCTGACGATTACATGCTGAAGGGGATTTCGGCCGATTATTTCGACCTGCTCGCCGCCGCTCTCGAACAGGCGTTGGAGCGGGCGCGTTTTCGTCGCGAAACGGCACAGGCGCAGGAGGTGATCCGGCAACAGCGCGATCTTGCGGAAATGCTGCTGGCCGAGGTCAATCACCGTATTGCCAACAGCCTCGGCCTCGTCGGCGCGCTGATCCGCATGCAATCCTCGATGACCAAGGACCAGGTGGCGATCGACGCGCTGCACGAAACGCAGATGCGCATCAACGCCATCGCCAGTGTTCATCGCCGCCTCTATACCAACCGGCAGGTGGGCTCGGTGCAGGTCGACGAATATCTGAATAGCCTGCTGACCGAGCTTGAAGCTTCGATGCGCGACGACAAGCGGCCGCACCGTATCGTACTGAGCGCTGCGCCGATCAATCTCGCGACCGACAAGGTGATCACGCTCGGGTTGATCGTCAGCGAACTGGTCACCAATGCTTTCAAATATGCCTATCCCGACAGCGTCTCGGGCGAGATCCGCGTCCTCGTCTACCGAACGGAAGAGGCGTTGCATGTCATTGTCGAGGATGACGGCGCCGGCTTCGACCCGGAGAGCCCGGCCCAAGGTACGGGGCTCGGCACACGCATCCTGACGGCGATGGCCGCCAGCCTGAAATCGGATTTTGCATATGATCCCGGGCATGACGGGACGAGGGCGAGGCTGATGTTCTCGTTGCAGGACGGGAAATAG
- a CDS encoding MFS transporter produces MTTAETSEQGQEAANGRQAKIVALVVAVSFFMQILDGTIVATSLPQMAASFNVQPVSMSIGITVYMLTMAAFIPLSGWLGDRFGARRVFLVSIGVFTGASLFCGLSGSLTEFVLWRALQGAGSALMTPVGGIIVLKNARKSELVQAIALITWPALTAPVVGPLLGGFITTYASWHWNFLINIPIGIIGMGLVLRFVPEQRETDPGRLDFFGFILSAAGLTFLLAALELSVKWEGGLWPVLSMLAAGIVLSIMATRHFLATDNPLLDLSAFRVQTFSMSTLSAGTACRTAINATPFLLPLLFQLGFGLSSIAAGTYLLVYFLGNFSMKAVTTPLLRYFGFRTVLGINGLIAALSIVACGFLTPDTPPFFMHALLFLAGLSRSMEFTALNTLAFADIGPAQRSSASTLSSMLQQVSMLLGVAVAAAVLNISSALRGADNLALADFRWAFVVVGAMGIVSSLRFLQLPKEAGAEVSGHRKFQQN; encoded by the coding sequence ATGACCACGGCAGAGACGAGCGAGCAGGGACAAGAGGCGGCAAACGGCCGCCAGGCGAAGATTGTGGCACTGGTCGTTGCCGTTTCCTTCTTCATGCAGATCCTCGACGGCACGATCGTCGCGACCTCGCTGCCGCAAATGGCGGCAAGCTTTAACGTGCAGCCGGTGTCGATGAGCATCGGCATCACCGTTTACATGCTGACGATGGCGGCTTTCATTCCGCTCTCCGGATGGCTCGGCGACAGGTTCGGCGCGCGCCGCGTCTTCCTGGTGTCGATCGGCGTCTTCACCGGAGCCTCGCTCTTCTGCGGCCTCTCCGGCAGCCTGACGGAATTCGTGCTGTGGCGTGCACTGCAGGGGGCGGGCAGCGCGCTGATGACGCCGGTCGGGGGCATCATCGTGCTGAAGAACGCCCGCAAGTCCGAACTTGTCCAGGCGATTGCACTGATCACCTGGCCCGCGCTGACGGCGCCGGTGGTCGGACCGCTGCTCGGCGGCTTCATCACCACCTATGCCAGCTGGCATTGGAACTTCCTGATCAATATTCCGATCGGCATCATCGGCATGGGGCTGGTGCTGCGCTTCGTGCCCGAACAGCGCGAGACCGATCCGGGTCGGCTGGATTTCTTCGGCTTCATCCTGAGCGCGGCGGGGCTGACCTTCCTGCTTGCCGCGCTTGAGCTTTCGGTCAAATGGGAAGGCGGGCTCTGGCCCGTCCTATCCATGCTGGCGGCCGGCATCGTGCTGTCGATCATGGCGACGCGGCACTTCCTCGCCACTGACAATCCGCTGCTCGATCTCTCGGCCTTCCGCGTCCAGACCTTCTCCATGTCGACGCTCTCGGCAGGCACCGCCTGCCGGACGGCGATCAACGCGACGCCTTTCCTGCTGCCGCTTCTGTTCCAGCTCGGCTTCGGACTGAGCTCGATTGCCGCCGGCACCTATCTCCTCGTTTATTTCCTCGGCAATTTCAGCATGAAGGCGGTGACGACGCCGCTCTTGCGCTACTTCGGCTTCCGCACCGTGCTCGGGATCAACGGGCTGATCGCGGCGCTTTCGATCGTCGCCTGTGGTTTCCTGACGCCCGACACGCCGCCTTTTTTCATGCATGCGCTGCTTTTTCTCGCTGGCCTGTCGCGGTCGATGGAATTCACGGCGCTCAATACGCTCGCCTTCGCCGATATCGGGCCGGCGCAGCGAAGCTCGGCCTCGACGCTGTCGAGCATGCTGCAGCAGGTATCGATGCTGCTCGGCGTAGCCGTCGCTGCCGCGGTGCTCAACATTTCCTCGGCTCTCCGAGGCGCCGACAATCTCGCTCTCGCCGATTTCCGGTGGGCCTTCGTCGTGGTCGGCGCGATGGGGATCGTCTCGTCGCTGCGCTTCCTCCAGTTACCGAAGGAGGCGGGCGCCGAAGTTTCCGGCCACCGGAAATTCCAGCAAAATTAG